A window from Phaeocystidibacter marisrubri encodes these proteins:
- the mutS gene encoding DNA mismatch repair protein MutS: MRQYNEIKSKHPDALLLFRVGDFYETFGQDAVKTSQTLDIILTKRANGSASEIELAGFPHHALDTYLPKLVRAGHRVAICDQLEDPKATKTIVKRGVTELVTPGVTLNDQILKSKSNNFLAAVHMGKTSHGVAFVDVSTGEFSVAQGRPEYIAKLLQSLAPSEVLYNRQKRTAFFDEYGERYYSYGLEDWVFQPKTAKEALTRHFQTLNLKGFGIEDLEDATVAAGAALHYLRETEHHRLEHITAIGRLAEDHYVWMDRFTIRNLELFQSNSPEGVSLIDILDHTVSPMGARLLKRWLALPLKDMESIKQRHDAVEFFTEHPQWSDDVRDELSRVNDLERLVSKLSTGRILPRELNQLGIGLDAIKAVHTALDEQGDSPLEVFKSQLNPLEALRERIASVIQDEPGVSVQKGGVIREGVHEELDEVRGLMKNGRDHLAKICEREQERTGIPSLKIAFNNVFGYYLEVRNTHKDKVPEEWVRKQTLVNAERYITEELKEYESKILGAEERSLALEYKIYESLIQESASYLPSLKINANTLAQLDVLLGFSTLALKHKYVRPEMVEGSDLHIEDGRHPVIEQRLKVGESYVANDVHLDREEQQIIMITGPNMSGKSALLRQTALIALIAQMGSFVPAKSASIGLLDKIFVRVGASDNISEGESTFMVEMTETASILNNLSENSLVLLDEIGRGTSTYDGISIAWAIAEYLHEHPTKAKTLFATHYHELNDMANTFERIANYNVSVKELDDDVIFLRKLVPGGSAHSFGIHVAGMAGMPKYVVHKAEKMLGILESSRDRGDSITEKASGEMQMSFFQLDDPLLEDLRSDIKTLDINSLTPVEALMLLNEMKKKLGE, translated from the coding sequence ATGCGGCAGTACAACGAAATCAAGTCGAAACATCCAGATGCATTACTGCTCTTTCGGGTAGGAGACTTTTATGAGACATTCGGTCAGGATGCTGTGAAAACCTCGCAAACGTTGGATATCATTTTGACCAAACGTGCGAATGGTTCGGCATCTGAAATAGAGCTTGCAGGGTTTCCACACCACGCTCTGGACACGTATTTACCAAAACTGGTACGGGCGGGCCACAGGGTAGCTATTTGCGATCAATTAGAGGATCCGAAGGCCACCAAGACGATCGTCAAAAGGGGAGTAACGGAATTGGTGACACCAGGCGTCACCCTCAACGATCAGATTCTTAAGAGCAAGAGCAATAACTTTCTCGCAGCAGTTCATATGGGAAAGACTTCCCATGGTGTGGCCTTCGTTGATGTTTCAACCGGAGAGTTTAGTGTGGCTCAAGGCCGACCGGAATACATTGCAAAGTTGCTTCAGAGTTTAGCTCCGAGTGAAGTTCTTTACAATCGTCAGAAGCGTACTGCATTCTTCGATGAATACGGTGAACGCTATTATTCTTATGGACTAGAAGATTGGGTATTTCAGCCTAAAACAGCGAAGGAAGCCCTTACGAGGCATTTTCAAACGCTTAATCTAAAGGGCTTTGGGATTGAGGATCTTGAAGACGCAACTGTAGCCGCTGGAGCCGCTCTACATTATTTAAGAGAAACCGAGCATCATCGGTTAGAGCATATTACTGCCATTGGGCGCTTAGCCGAGGATCACTATGTGTGGATGGATCGATTTACCATTCGGAACTTAGAATTGTTTCAAAGCAACAGTCCAGAAGGAGTGTCACTCATCGATATATTGGATCACACCGTGTCTCCTATGGGAGCACGACTCTTAAAGCGATGGTTAGCACTTCCGCTGAAGGATATGGAGTCGATCAAGCAGCGTCACGATGCGGTGGAATTCTTTACTGAGCATCCTCAGTGGAGTGACGATGTACGAGACGAATTGTCGCGTGTCAATGATTTGGAGCGCCTCGTGAGTAAACTCTCTACGGGACGCATTCTTCCTCGTGAATTAAATCAACTGGGCATTGGTTTGGATGCCATTAAGGCCGTTCACACTGCACTTGATGAACAGGGAGATTCTCCATTAGAGGTCTTCAAGAGTCAGTTGAATCCACTGGAAGCCTTGCGAGAAAGAATAGCATCGGTAATTCAAGATGAACCCGGTGTTTCTGTACAGAAGGGCGGAGTGATTCGAGAGGGCGTTCATGAAGAATTGGACGAGGTTCGAGGCTTGATGAAGAACGGTAGAGATCACCTGGCCAAGATCTGTGAACGCGAACAAGAGCGCACGGGAATTCCGAGCTTGAAGATTGCCTTCAACAATGTTTTTGGATATTACCTCGAGGTTCGCAACACACACAAAGACAAAGTTCCTGAAGAGTGGGTTCGCAAGCAAACGCTTGTGAATGCGGAACGCTATATCACTGAAGAACTCAAGGAATATGAGTCCAAGATTCTCGGAGCAGAAGAGCGGAGCTTGGCATTGGAATACAAGATTTACGAATCGCTGATTCAAGAATCGGCCAGCTATCTCCCGAGTTTAAAAATCAACGCGAATACACTCGCTCAATTGGATGTCCTTCTTGGGTTTTCAACCTTAGCACTAAAGCACAAGTATGTTCGTCCTGAGATGGTGGAGGGTTCCGACTTACACATTGAGGATGGTAGGCACCCTGTGATTGAACAAAGATTGAAGGTAGGCGAATCGTACGTGGCCAACGATGTTCACCTTGATCGCGAGGAGCAGCAGATCATCATGATTACTGGTCCGAATATGTCGGGTAAGTCGGCGCTCCTTCGACAAACGGCACTCATTGCGCTGATTGCTCAGATGGGATCATTTGTTCCTGCAAAGAGCGCCAGTATTGGCCTGTTGGATAAAATCTTTGTTCGTGTAGGAGCATCGGATAACATATCAGAAGGCGAATCGACCTTTATGGTGGAGATGACGGAAACGGCAAGCATCCTAAATAACCTCTCTGAGAACAGTTTGGTCTTGTTGGACGAGATTGGTCGTGGTACGAGTACCTACGACGGGATTTCGATTGCTTGGGCCATTGCTGAATACCTCCACGAACATCCTACCAAGGCCAAAACTTTGTTTGCTACGCATTATCACGAGTTGAACGATATGGCTAACACCTTTGAACGCATTGCTAATTACAATGTCTCGGTAAAGGAGTTAGATGATGATGTGATTTTCTTACGAAAGCTTGTTCCAGGAGGCAGTGCGCACAGTTTTGGTATTCACGTAGCCGGAATGGCGGGAATGCCCAAATACGTCGTTCACAAGGCTGAAAAAATGCTTGGAATACTGGAATCAAGTAGAGATAGAGGAGATTCTATAACCGAGAAAGCGTCTGGCGAAATGCAGATGAGTTTTTTTCAATTGGACGATCCCTTATTGGAAGATTTGCGATCAGATATTAAAACTTTGGATATCAATTCGCTAACTCCAGTAGAAGCATTGATGCTCTTAAACGAGATGAAAAAGAAGTTGGGTGAGTGA
- a CDS encoding queuosine precursor transporter: MHEALVLDNQPKLHARAQGLYLLLAALFISALITCNIIANKFIALDLLGKTFVISVGVLPYPITFLITDILSEVYGRKRTNHVVLAGFVVSLFVLFILWLGHIFPAIESSPVKDSAYNTVFQNSGRVMMASMAAYLSAQLVDIRLFHFWKKTTKGKHLWIRNNFSTIFSQLIDTTLVVGIIFIGTESQANIPGYIGDGWLFKVICAALDTVLIYAIMFVIRKQFGLTHGQEIKL; the protein is encoded by the coding sequence ATGCACGAGGCTTTAGTGCTTGACAATCAACCCAAATTGCACGCGAGGGCGCAAGGTTTATACCTTCTCCTCGCGGCACTTTTTATTAGTGCATTGATCACTTGTAACATCATTGCCAACAAGTTCATCGCGCTTGATTTATTGGGGAAAACCTTTGTCATTTCTGTAGGTGTACTTCCCTACCCCATTACTTTTCTCATTACGGATATCCTCTCAGAAGTCTACGGAAGAAAGCGAACCAATCACGTTGTTCTAGCTGGATTTGTTGTCAGTCTTTTCGTGCTGTTCATCTTATGGCTAGGTCATATTTTTCCAGCGATTGAGTCATCCCCTGTGAAAGACAGTGCCTACAACACCGTTTTTCAAAACAGCGGAAGAGTGATGATGGCATCGATGGCAGCCTATCTGTCAGCGCAATTGGTAGACATTCGTCTCTTTCATTTTTGGAAGAAAACCACCAAGGGAAAACACCTGTGGATTCGGAACAATTTTAGCACGATCTTCTCTCAGCTAATCGATACCACCCTGGTGGTGGGCATCATCTTTATTGGAACAGAAAGTCAGGCAAATATTCCAGGATACATTGGAGACGGCTGGTTATTTAAAGTAATTTGCGCTGCCTTAGACACTGTCCTGATTTATGCCATCATGTTTGTCATTCGCAAACAGTTTGGCTTGACACACGGTCAGGAAATCAAACTGTAA
- a CDS encoding DUF2797 domain-containing protein, giving the protein MKTSLKDEVKYYLELGDDILFMNDLIGKRIRIEYTDEITCFCGKRVHEVFRMNFCRDCFFTKPEAGDSILRPELSKAHLGVEDRDLEWEKKHQIQPHLVYLANSAGLKVGVTRLAQRPTRWIDQGAIEAIVLAETENRYEAGMIEVALKEHMSDKTPWQRMVKGEDVEIDLREEKEKAIQWVPEEFRSFVSSNDELTQIVYPVQEYPIKAKSINLEKHRGVEDVLVGIRGQYLLFKSGSVLNVRSHEGRHVRLDV; this is encoded by the coding sequence ATGAAGACTTCTCTCAAAGATGAGGTGAAGTACTATTTGGAATTAGGAGACGATATTCTCTTCATGAACGACTTGATTGGCAAGCGGATTCGGATAGAGTATACGGATGAAATCACTTGTTTTTGCGGCAAGCGCGTTCACGAAGTTTTTCGAATGAACTTTTGTAGAGATTGCTTTTTTACGAAGCCAGAAGCGGGTGATTCTATTCTACGCCCAGAATTGAGCAAGGCGCATTTGGGGGTTGAGGATCGAGATTTGGAGTGGGAGAAGAAGCACCAAATTCAACCTCACTTGGTTTATTTGGCCAATTCCGCTGGATTGAAAGTGGGAGTCACTCGATTAGCTCAACGTCCCACTCGTTGGATAGATCAAGGGGCCATTGAAGCCATTGTACTGGCGGAAACCGAGAATCGATATGAGGCCGGAATGATAGAGGTCGCACTAAAGGAACACATGTCCGATAAAACACCATGGCAACGCATGGTGAAAGGGGAGGATGTTGAAATTGATTTGCGAGAGGAAAAGGAAAAAGCCATTCAATGGGTTCCTGAGGAGTTTCGCTCATTTGTGAGTTCAAACGACGAGCTTACCCAAATTGTGTATCCTGTTCAAGAGTATCCCATCAAGGCGAAAAGTATCAACTTAGAAAAACATCGAGGGGTGGAAGATGTCCTTGTGGGCATCCGAGGTCAGTACCTTCTCTTTAAGAGCGGCTCGGTTCTAAATGTGCGTTCGCACGAAGGGCGTCACGTTCGTTTGGATGTCTGA
- the folK gene encoding 2-amino-4-hydroxy-6-hydroxymethyldihydropteridine diphosphokinase, which produces MSTASVKNSPVLILLGGNQGDVRSNGTYVREELDREFGVVASSHWYSSPAWGFEGAPFLNAVLELNPVRDVHALLSFCLEIERELGRVRSGQGYSDRPMDVDILYVGQNVMKSDTLEIPHPRIAERRFTLVPLCEKWGEFHHPVLGLTQNQLLKDCQDSSKVERAEA; this is translated from the coding sequence TTGTCGACAGCATCTGTAAAAAACTCGCCTGTTCTCATTCTACTTGGAGGGAATCAGGGAGATGTTCGTTCCAATGGAACCTATGTGCGAGAAGAACTCGACCGCGAATTTGGAGTAGTCGCTTCTTCGCACTGGTATTCATCGCCTGCTTGGGGGTTTGAAGGCGCACCTTTTTTAAATGCCGTTTTGGAGCTAAATCCCGTTCGCGATGTACATGCCTTGCTTTCATTCTGCTTGGAAATTGAACGAGAGTTGGGTCGAGTGAGAAGCGGACAGGGATATAGTGATCGTCCAATGGACGTGGATATCTTGTACGTGGGGCAGAACGTCATGAAATCGGATACGTTAGAGATTCCACACCCCAGGATTGCAGAAAGAAGATTTACTTTAGTCCCCCTCTGTGAAAAGTGGGGAGAATTTCACCATCCTGTATTGGGATTGACTCAGAACCAATTGTTGAAGGATTGCCAGGATTCTTCTAAAGTAGAGAGAGCCGAAGCATGA
- the sppA gene encoding signal peptide peptidase SppA, translated as MKTFFQAYLGSLVAGITLFFLGFLLILASGMGSKDNFIPSGSILKIDLSGVMQDHVPNNAFPFMDELLGRSTVLSMEDIIFNIEKAGRDPQIEGIYLNFDFFTAGTPQLREIRQALEAFKESGKTVYAFGQVIDRQAYYLASTADSLILSPVGVMEWTGIASSQPYLKGVLDKIGVEIQLIRGRDNAYKSAGEPFIATEMSDSNRAQISSYINSVWNEIIKDVAGDGRVSEQTLNDIAATGGLLFPADALDLGLIDAIAHEDEVLAFFAEDPSNPDFDNLNFVSLGKYKNTIVPSEGGSLHERIAVVYAEGDVSIGKSSSGVMGAETIIEALREVRTNDDIAAVVLRVNSPGGLSLAGDAMWREVQLTAEAKPLVVSMGNVAASAGYLISAPADYIMVQPQTITGSIGVFAMFPIAEGLLHDKLGVNFETVATHEMAGMGVPDRPLTEAEYALLQNNVDVIYNRFRDAVASGRDMDRAAVDKLAKGRVWTGVQAIENGLADGEGGLVDAIEKAKELAGIEGPARRSTYPQVQDPLTEWLNSMQATSKVETLKAEMGPLYPLYNQWSELQKMMGFQQRLVDYSMHQPL; from the coding sequence ATGAAAACCTTTTTCCAAGCCTACCTCGGCTCTTTAGTCGCAGGAATTACCCTGTTCTTTCTTGGCTTCTTGTTGATTCTCGCCTCCGGAATGGGCTCCAAAGATAACTTCATTCCGAGCGGATCTATCCTCAAAATTGATCTTTCCGGTGTCATGCAAGACCACGTTCCGAACAACGCATTCCCGTTTATGGACGAACTTCTAGGACGAAGCACGGTTCTTTCGATGGAAGACATCATCTTTAATATTGAAAAGGCTGGTCGCGATCCTCAGATTGAAGGGATTTACTTAAACTTCGACTTCTTCACCGCCGGCACGCCACAACTTAGGGAAATTCGCCAAGCATTAGAAGCCTTTAAAGAATCGGGTAAAACCGTTTACGCCTTCGGACAAGTCATTGATCGTCAAGCCTACTACCTCGCTTCAACTGCAGATTCACTCATCCTCTCTCCAGTTGGAGTGATGGAATGGACAGGCATCGCTTCCTCTCAACCTTATCTCAAGGGCGTTTTGGATAAGATTGGGGTAGAAATACAACTCATCCGAGGACGAGACAATGCCTACAAAAGTGCTGGAGAACCTTTTATCGCTACTGAAATGAGCGATTCCAATAGAGCTCAAATCAGTTCGTACATCAACAGCGTTTGGAATGAAATTATAAAGGATGTTGCTGGAGACGGTCGAGTTTCCGAACAAACGCTCAATGACATTGCAGCAACTGGAGGTCTACTCTTTCCTGCGGACGCATTGGATTTGGGATTAATTGATGCCATTGCACATGAAGATGAAGTTCTGGCCTTCTTTGCAGAGGATCCTTCCAATCCCGACTTTGACAATTTGAACTTTGTGTCTTTGGGCAAGTACAAAAACACCATCGTTCCTTCAGAGGGCGGATCACTTCACGAAAGAATCGCAGTGGTTTATGCAGAAGGTGATGTATCCATTGGCAAAAGCTCTTCAGGAGTTATGGGTGCCGAAACCATTATTGAAGCACTTCGAGAGGTTCGCACCAACGACGATATTGCGGCGGTTGTCCTTCGAGTGAACTCTCCAGGCGGACTTTCGCTGGCTGGCGATGCTATGTGGAGAGAGGTGCAACTCACCGCAGAGGCTAAACCTCTCGTGGTTTCCATGGGAAATGTGGCAGCTTCTGCAGGGTACTTGATCTCGGCTCCTGCCGATTACATCATGGTTCAACCACAAACTATCACAGGATCTATTGGTGTATTCGCCATGTTCCCTATTGCGGAAGGCCTTCTTCACGATAAGCTTGGAGTGAACTTTGAAACAGTAGCCACACACGAAATGGCGGGAATGGGTGTTCCCGACCGACCGCTCACGGAAGCAGAATACGCACTCCTTCAAAACAACGTAGATGTGATCTACAACCGATTTAGAGATGCCGTTGCAAGTGGACGAGATATGGACAGAGCTGCCGTAGACAAGCTGGCGAAAGGTCGTGTTTGGACAGGAGTTCAAGCCATTGAAAACGGACTGGCAGATGGCGAAGGTGGACTTGTAGATGCTATTGAAAAAGCAAAAGAGCTAGCGGGAATTGAAGGCCCTGCTCGACGTTCTACCTATCCTCAAGTTCAAGACCCATTAACGGAATGGTTAAACTCCATGCAAGCAACGAGTAAGGTGGAAACGCTCAAGGCTGAAATGGGCCCACTTTATCCACTCTACAACCAGTGGTCAGAACTTCAAAAAATGATGGGCTTTCAACAGCGCTTGGTAGACTACTCCATGCATCAACCTCTTTAA
- a CDS encoding GH3 auxin-responsive promoter family protein, whose product MRRRYRHIEDFMLHPTEVQSQLLSKLLSKASSTEWGSKYQFSKLKTYNDFRSSVPLQNYESLQAHIDRIRQGEQNVLWPTEIKWFAKSSGTTSAKSKFLPVSQEAIEENHFKGGRDLLSFFCNNVDETKMFSGYSLRLGGSTTFNSTNHETYYGDLSAVLIENLPFWVEMRSTPNQAIALMDEWETKIEKIVDSTIKQNVTSFFGVPSWMLVLCRRVLEKTGAENLLEVWPNLELYAHGGVSFTPYRKQFEELIPKPDFKYLETYNASEGFFAIQDSFDADGMLLMLNNGIFYEFIPMNEYKGLESRAIPIWEVEKDVNYAMVITTNAGLWRYVIGDTVKFTSIAPYRIAITGRTKLFINAFGEELIIDNAEKAVQEACLKTDAEVREFTAAPFYMAGSDSGAHEWIIEFSRRPKSLEDFETILDDSLRALNSDYEAKRHKNMALKAPIVHEAKQELFHHWLKQKGKLGGQHKVPRLANDRDLIEELLELNR is encoded by the coding sequence ATGCGCAGAAGATATCGGCACATTGAAGACTTTATGCTTCATCCTACCGAAGTCCAATCGCAACTGCTGTCCAAACTCCTTTCTAAGGCATCCTCCACAGAATGGGGTTCGAAGTACCAATTCTCAAAGCTCAAGACCTATAACGACTTCAGGTCGTCCGTTCCCCTCCAAAACTACGAATCGCTTCAAGCTCACATTGATCGCATTCGTCAAGGAGAGCAGAACGTACTTTGGCCGACTGAAATCAAATGGTTCGCCAAATCATCGGGAACCACTAGTGCCAAAAGCAAGTTTCTACCTGTGAGTCAGGAGGCCATCGAAGAAAACCACTTTAAGGGAGGAAGAGACTTACTGTCCTTTTTCTGTAACAATGTGGATGAGACGAAGATGTTCTCAGGGTATTCCCTTCGATTAGGTGGAAGCACCACATTCAATTCCACCAATCACGAAACCTATTACGGTGATTTATCCGCGGTACTGATTGAGAACCTGCCGTTTTGGGTAGAGATGCGCTCCACTCCCAATCAGGCTATTGCCTTGATGGACGAATGGGAAACGAAGATTGAGAAGATTGTAGATAGTACGATCAAGCAAAACGTCACCAGCTTCTTTGGCGTTCCTTCTTGGATGTTGGTACTCTGTAGACGAGTACTTGAAAAGACAGGAGCAGAAAACCTACTAGAAGTTTGGCCGAATTTAGAACTCTATGCACACGGTGGTGTGAGCTTCACTCCTTATCGAAAGCAGTTTGAAGAACTCATTCCCAAGCCCGATTTCAAATATCTAGAGACCTACAATGCAAGTGAAGGTTTCTTTGCCATTCAAGATTCCTTTGATGCCGATGGAATGTTGCTCATGCTCAACAACGGCATCTTCTACGAGTTTATCCCTATGAATGAATACAAGGGATTGGAGAGTAGAGCAATTCCTATTTGGGAAGTAGAGAAGGATGTGAATTACGCCATGGTAATTACCACCAATGCCGGATTGTGGAGATACGTGATTGGCGACACTGTGAAGTTCACAAGCATTGCTCCTTACCGCATTGCCATTACGGGTAGAACCAAACTCTTCATCAATGCTTTTGGAGAGGAGCTCATCATCGATAATGCCGAAAAGGCCGTTCAAGAAGCTTGTTTGAAGACGGACGCAGAAGTGCGTGAGTTTACCGCAGCTCCATTTTACATGGCTGGCAGCGACTCTGGTGCTCACGAGTGGATTATCGAATTCTCAAGGCGACCGAAAAGCTTAGAGGATTTTGAAACGATATTGGACGATAGCTTACGCGCTTTGAATTCCGATTACGAAGCGAAGCGTCATAAAAATATGGCCCTTAAAGCGCCTATAGTACACGAAGCAAAACAAGAACTCTTCCATCATTGGTTGAAGCAAAAAGGCAAGCTAGGAGGTCAGCATAAAGTACCACGCCTTGCCAACGACCGAGATCTAATCGAAGAACTACTAGAGCTGAATAGATAA
- a CDS encoding OmpA family protein encodes MRKFSLLLIASGVLSLSTNAQDESYTGKFSTWSAGADVGLNYFSGDLRGFYEDSNVDGHNLGFGASLYASKWFNHLLGVTGSVGYNTYSGKNTNTYFTTNEIMAAMDLNVNISSLITKSTGESKWAWIPYAGLGLTSGLPTNYDANDNVIFDRDGRRHNEAVARGGLLVKYRLNTAWDLDMRFLGQMYLFSENSDNITSGQSTDYTSSLRVGVTYNFGATEEKAPIVYARPLSELSNEVADLSDKVDGLTSDADGDGVPDYLDADDNTPEGYTVDGAGRAMDIDRDGIPDDIDQDPFTPRGAQVDATGRELDDDGDGVPNSRDEEPNTAEGKMVNFQGREIKGGLGGDAANAFLPDIFFNFNSARLSSANEQRLLTIAKIMMADESVEMEVIGRADPVGSEKYNLNLSERRAQAVVDALVNNYGISADRFTVTGLGEGAQTGSNNNVNRRVEFRVK; translated from the coding sequence ATGAGAAAGTTCTCCTTACTCCTCATTGCTTCGGGTGTACTCAGCCTAAGCACGAATGCACAAGACGAATCTTACACTGGCAAGTTCTCCACTTGGTCTGCCGGTGCTGACGTTGGTCTAAACTACTTCTCTGGTGACCTTAGAGGTTTCTACGAAGACAGTAACGTAGACGGACATAACCTAGGATTTGGCGCCTCACTTTACGCTAGCAAATGGTTTAACCACTTGTTGGGTGTAACGGGTAGCGTTGGATACAACACTTATTCGGGTAAAAATACCAACACGTATTTTACTACGAATGAGATCATGGCCGCTATGGATTTGAACGTGAACATCAGTTCACTTATCACTAAGAGCACTGGCGAAAGCAAGTGGGCTTGGATTCCTTACGCAGGTCTTGGATTGACTAGCGGTTTGCCAACGAACTACGACGCTAACGACAATGTGATTTTCGATCGTGATGGTCGTCGTCACAATGAAGCAGTTGCTCGTGGTGGTCTATTGGTAAAATACAGATTGAATACAGCTTGGGATCTAGATATGCGCTTCTTGGGTCAGATGTACTTGTTCTCTGAAAACAGTGATAACATCACTTCAGGTCAGTCAACAGACTACACTAGCTCTTTGCGTGTAGGGGTTACTTACAACTTCGGTGCTACTGAAGAAAAAGCTCCTATCGTTTACGCTCGTCCACTTAGCGAACTTTCTAACGAAGTAGCTGACTTGAGCGATAAAGTTGACGGTCTTACTTCTGATGCAGACGGCGACGGTGTTCCAGATTACTTGGATGCTGACGACAACACTCCAGAAGGTTACACTGTTGATGGTGCAGGTCGTGCTATGGATATCGACCGCGATGGTATTCCAGATGACATCGATCAAGATCCTTTCACTCCACGTGGTGCTCAAGTTGACGCTACTGGTCGTGAGTTGGATGACGATGGTGACGGTGTTCCAAACAGCCGTGACGAAGAGCCTAACACTGCCGAAGGCAAAATGGTGAACTTCCAAGGTCGTGAGATCAAAGGTGGTTTGGGTGGCGATGCTGCTAATGCATTCCTTCCAGATATCTTCTTCAACTTCAACAGTGCAAGACTATCTTCAGCAAACGAGCAACGTCTCCTTACTATTGCTAAGATCATGATGGCTGATGAAAGCGTTGAAATGGAAGTAATTGGTCGCGCTGATCCAGTAGGTAGCGAGAAGTACAACTTGAACTTGTCTGAGCGTCGTGCTCAAGCAGTTGTTGATGCACTCGTAAACAACTACGGTATCTCTGCTGACCGCTTCACAGTAACTGGTTTGGGCGAAGGTGCTCAGACTGGAAGCAACAACAACGTAAACCGTCGTGTTGAATTCCGTGTGAAGTAA
- a CDS encoding RNA methyltransferase — MRKLRMSELERLNVEEFQRANKLPVIVILDRVRSLHNVGSIFRTADAFRVEEIHLCGLTATPPHPEMDKTALGATESVVWKEFSETSEAVEEARQKGYAVFAVEQTTDRVWLDHFDASQYSGVAIIMGHEVTGVDADLLPLVDGCIEIPQLGTKHSLNVSVSAGIVLWELFKALKSKLK, encoded by the coding sequence ATGCGTAAGCTTCGAATGTCGGAACTAGAAAGGCTAAATGTTGAAGAATTTCAACGAGCGAACAAACTACCTGTTATAGTAATACTCGACCGTGTGCGAAGTTTACACAATGTAGGGTCAATCTTTCGCACGGCCGATGCCTTTCGGGTAGAGGAAATCCACCTCTGCGGACTAACCGCCACTCCGCCGCATCCTGAAATGGACAAAACGGCCTTAGGAGCAACCGAAAGCGTAGTCTGGAAAGAATTCTCTGAGACCTCAGAAGCAGTTGAAGAAGCTCGTCAAAAAGGGTATGCCGTATTTGCCGTAGAGCAAACCACTGATAGAGTTTGGCTCGACCACTTCGATGCCTCTCAATATTCAGGGGTAGCCATCATCATGGGGCACGAAGTAACGGGTGTTGATGCAGATCTACTTCCTCTCGTAGATGGATGTATTGAGATTCCCCAACTTGGCACGAAACACAGTCTCAACGTATCGGTCAGTGCTGGGATTGTCCTTTGGGAACTCTTCAAGGCATTAAAGAGCAAATTGAAATAA
- a CDS encoding deoxynucleoside kinase codes for MKYRYIAIEGNIGAGKTTLSKQLSKRWDARLVLEQFEDNPFLPAFYTNPEKYAFPLEMSFLAERFQQLSREVQQTELFAERILADYAPYKSLIFAGRTLDHAEYGVYKRMHQLLYTNLPNPDLVIYIHQPIERLLLNIEKRGRAYETTIDRKYLEEIEKGYFDFFRARQDLITLVVTPQSDNYAFDGNFHRFVDELLEWNWSPGRHVVEVD; via the coding sequence ATGAAGTATAGGTACATTGCGATTGAAGGAAATATCGGAGCAGGTAAAACCACGCTGTCTAAGCAATTGTCTAAGCGTTGGGATGCTCGACTTGTTCTGGAGCAGTTTGAAGACAATCCATTTTTGCCCGCCTTTTATACCAATCCTGAGAAATATGCATTTCCGTTGGAGATGTCCTTTTTGGCTGAGCGCTTTCAGCAACTGAGCAGAGAAGTGCAACAAACCGAGTTGTTTGCCGAAAGAATTCTTGCGGATTACGCGCCATATAAGTCGTTGATATTTGCGGGAAGAACGCTAGATCATGCGGAATACGGAGTGTATAAGCGGATGCATCAACTCCTCTATACCAACCTCCCGAACCCAGATCTTGTTATTTACATCCATCAGCCTATCGAGCGCTTGTTGTTGAATATTGAGAAGCGTGGAAGGGCTTATGAAACCACCATTGACAGGAAGTATCTCGAAGAAATTGAAAAGGGTTATTTCGATTTCTTTAGAGCTCGTCAAGATTTGATTACATTAGTGGTTACACCACAATCGGATAATTATGCTTTTGATGGCAATTTTCATCGGTTTGTAGATGAGTTACTTGAGTGGAATTGGTCACCCGGACGACATGTCGTTGAGGTGGATTAA